The genomic stretch TCGACGAGGCAATTCGCCAGATCCTGGCTGACAGCAAAACTGTGGAAGAGGGCTTGCGTAGCTACGGTATGGTCTATGCACGCTTCATTCTCGACACAGAGATGATCCCGACCATGCGGATACTTCTAGGCGTGCTAGACCGGATGCCAACGCTCTGTCAGCGCTTTTTTGCCTCGTCGCCTACCAATATAAAGGTCTTGCTGCAGGACTATATCGAGGCTGCTGCCGAACGAGGTGAATTGGTGGTGGAAGACACCGATCTCGCGGCGCGTCAGTTCATTGACATGTCGGCGGCTGGCTTCTTCAAGAGGCGCCTGTTCAACGATTTTCCCATACGACCGGACGATGCCGAGATCGAGCGTGTCGTTGACTGTGGTGTAAGGATGTTCATGAGCTTTTACGGGCCCAAGAACCAGGTCGGCCCAGCGTGATTGCAACGGCGCGTTGAAGCGCCGTTTTGTTCCCCTTAGTTGA from Peteryoungia desertarenae encodes the following:
- a CDS encoding TetR/AcrR family transcriptional regulator is translated as MPRELKKAIEDNPCNPAAQQPTGRFAAGADPSKRGQILDGAKRVFLRLGFDAASMNDVTREAGVSKGTIYVYFQSKEDLFGALVEREKLMFDEAIRQILADSKTVEEGLRSYGMVYARFILDTEMIPTMRILLGVLDRMPTLCQRFFASSPTNIKVLLQDYIEAAAERGELVVEDTDLAARQFIDMSAAGFFKRRLFNDFPIRPDDAEIERVVDCGVRMFMSFYGPKNQVGPA